GTTCGGGTGGATGCGGGTTGGGGTGGATACGGGCGGGACGTTCACTGATGTCGTCTCTGAGGACGGGACTGTTGTGAAGGTTCCCTCCACTCCATCGGATCCTGGTCTGGCTGTTCGGTCTGGGGTCTTGTCGGCCGTCGCTGGTTCGCCTTCGTTGTTGGCGCATGGGACCACGGTGGCTACCAATGCGTTGTTGGAGCGGCGGGGGGCGGCGGTGGGGCTGGTCACCACCGAGGGGTTGGCCGACGTGATCGAGATCGCCCGCCAGGACCGCCCGTCGCTGTACGACCCCGACGCCGTCCGGCCCGAGCCGCTGGTCCCGCGGGCGTGGCGCTACGAGGTGGGTGGCCGACTCGCTGCCGACGGCTCGGAGCTGGCCCCGGTCCCCGTCGACGACGGCATCCCGATCATCGACCCGGCGGTGGCGTCGGTGGCGGTGGTGCTGCTCCACGCCGACCTCGACCCTGCCCACGAGCGGGCGGTGGCCGAGGTCCTGGCCGCCCGCGGGCACGACGTGACCTGCTCGAGCGACGTGTCGCCGGAGTTCCGCGAGTACGAGCGCACGGTCACCACCGTGGTCAACGCCTACCTGCGCCCGGCGTGCCGGGACTACCTGCGGGGCCTCGACGGCGTGGCCGACGAGGTGCTGGTGATGACCTCGGCCGGTGGGCTGGTCCCCGCCTCCGGCGCGGCCGAGCTGCCGGTGGCGCTCCTGCTCTCCGGCCCGGCCGGCGGCGTCCGCGCCGGCGCGGCGGTGGCGGCCGCCTGCGGGTGGGCCGACGCCCTCACCTTCGACATGGGCGGCACCAGCACCGACGTGTGCCTGGTGCGCGGCGGTCTGCCCGAGCCAGCGCCCGGCCGGGAGGCGGCGGGCTTTCCCATCCGCCTGCCCAGCCTCGACATCCGCACCATCGGTGCGGGCGGCGGCTCGATCGCCCGCATCGACCCGGGGGGCGCCCTGGTCGTGGGCCCGGAGTCGGCCGGGGCCGAGCCGGGACCGGCCTGCTACGGCCGGGGCGGCACCCGCCCGACGGTCACCGACGCCGACTTGGTCCTCGGGCGCATCCTGTCGGGGGCCGAGCTCCCTGGCCTCGGCGCCCTCGACGACCGGGCCGCCCGGGCCGCCCTCGACGACGCCGGGGTGACGGCGGAGGGGGTCGTCGCCGTGGTCGATGAGGCGATGGAGCGGGCGCTGCGCCAGGTGTCGGTGGCCAAGGGGGTCGACCCGTCGACCCTGGCGCTGGTGGCGTTCGGCGGCGCCGGACCGCTCCACGCCTGCGCCCTCGCCGACGCCCTCGGGATGCCCGCGGTGATCGTTCCGCCCCGAGCCGGGGTCTTCTCGGCGGTGGGGCTCCTGTGCTCCCCGGTGGCGCACGATGCCGTCGCCTCCTGGCCCACCCCGTCGGACCACGGAGGCCTGGCGGCGGCGCTCGACGCTCTCGCCGCCGACGCTGCGGCCGCCGTCGCTGCCTCCGCGCGCTCGACCACCCAGGAGGGGGCCGGGCGCGCGCAATCGGGAGGCGGCAGGGGTGCGGAGGTCGAGGTGAGCACCGCCGTCGACTGCCGCTACGCCGGGCAGAGCCACGAGCTGACGGTGCCGACCGTGGCGGATTTCGAGGCCGAGCACCGCCGCCGCAACGGCTTCACCCGCCCCGGCGCGCCGATCGAGGTGGTGGCCCTTCGTGCACGGGCCGTGCGGCCGGCCCCGCTGGAGGTCGTCGACCTGCCGGCGCCGCCGGAACGCACCGCTGCGGTGGGGCCGGCGGTGATCGCCGAGGCCGACTGCACGATCTGGGTCGCCGACGGCTGGCGGGCCGACCCCGGCCCCGTCGGCGTCCTCATCCTGACGCGGGTCGGGACGTGACGACCCTCGATTGCGGAGCGCACCCGGCGTTCTCGGTACGCCAGGCGGCTCAGGGGAGCAGCGGACGTGCCGAGAACGGGAGCGTGCGATGACCCTCGACCCCGCAGCCCTCCAGATCCTGGTCTCGCGGCTCACCGGCGTGGCCGAGGAGATGGGCGCGGTGCTCCGCCGCGCCGCGTCGAGCCCGAACATCAAGGAGCGGGCCGACTGCTCGGCCGCTCTGTTCACCCCCGAGGGCGAGCTGCTCGTCCAGGCCGAGCACATCCCGGTGCACCTCGGCTCCATGCCGGCATCGGTGGCCGCCGCCATTGACGCCTTCGGGCCCGACGGGGTGCCGCCGGGCGGGCAGGTGATCCTCAACGACCCCTTCGCCGGCGGCACCCACCTCAACGACATCACCCTCGTGGCCCCGTGTCGCGTGGACGGCCGCCTCGTCGGATGGGCCGCCAACCGCGCCCACCACGCCGACGTGGGCGGGATGGTCCCAGGCTCGATCCCGCCGGAGGCGACCGAGATCCACCAGGAGGGTCTGCGCCTCCCGCCGGTGCTCCTCACCGAGGGTGTGGAGGCGATCCTCCTGGCGTCGTCTCGCACCCCCGAGGAGCGGCGGGGCGACCTCGCCGCCCAGGTGGGCGCCAACGTGCTCGGGGTCGGGCGCCTCTCCGCCTTCGCCGGCGCGCCGCTCGACGAGGTCACCGCCTACGGCGAGCGGCGCATGCGAGCGGCGCTTGCCGGCGTGGCCGACGGCACCTGGCGGTTCAGCGACGTGCTCGACTCCACCGGACCCGCCCCCGAGCAGCAGCGCCCGGCCACCGTCGCCCTCACCCTCACCATCCACGGCGAGGAGGCGACCTTCGACTTCACCGGCACCGATCCCCAGCGACGGGGCAACGTCAACGCCGTCGAGGCGGTGACGGTCAGCGCCGTGGCCTTCGCTCTGCGGGCAGCCCTCGACCCGACCATCCCGGCCAACGGTGGGGCCATGCGGCCGGTGACGGTGGTGGCGCCGGCCGGCAGCATCGTCGCCGCCCGCCCGCCGGCCGCGGTGGGCGCCGGCAATGTAGAGGTCAGCCAGCGGGTGGCCGACGTGTGCCAGGGGGCCCTCGCCCTGGCCCGGCCGGGACGGGTGGGCGCGGCCGGCCAGGGGACGATGAACAACCTCCTCATCGGCGGCGCCGGGTGGGTCTACTACGAGACGGTGGCCGGCGGACAGGGCGGCGGCCCCGCCCGCCCCGGCATGAGCGGTGTGCACACCGCCATGACCAACACGAAGAACACGCCCATCGAGGCCCTCGAGCGGGCCTTCCCCCTGCGGGTCGTCCGCTACCGGCTGCGGGAGGGCAGCGGGGGGGTGGGCGCACACCCCGGCGGTGAGGGGATCGAGCGCGACCTGCTGATGCTCGAGGATGTGACGGTGTCGTTGATCACCGAGCGGCGGGTGTCGCAGCCCTGGGGCATCGACGGAGGCGGACCGGGGGCCGCCGGTGAGGGTTGGCTCCTGCCGCAGGGTGACGAGACCCGGGCGGAGCGCCTGCTCGACAAGTGCACGATCCGGATGCAGGCGGGCGACGTGCTGCGGATGCTCACACCGGGCGGCGGCGGATGGGGGGCGTCACGGGGGTGAGATCACCAGCACGCCGTCGACCACGATGCTGTCGCGCACCGGGCCGGCGAAGAGCACCTGGGAAGCAGCGAGGGGGCAACTGGGGCGGGCCGCCGGGGGAGCGGCGGTGCGCTGGAGCGCCGCGGTCGTCGCTGGCGGCACCGACCGCCGGGGGATGGCCGGAGGGCCGACGCTGTCGAAGGGCCGGGACGTCATCGCCGGCTCCGCGGTGGCGGCCATGTGTGAGCCCACCAGCCAGGCGATCACGCCGACCAGAGCGAGAGCCAAGAGGGGGGCGAGGGCCATGTCATCCTCCTAGCCGGCGCGGGCCCAGAACAACCGGTTGACCACGACCTTCCCCGTGCGGCTGGTCTCGGGCAGGGCGGTCAGCACCAGCTCGTCTCCCTGCCACGAGACCTCTCGCACGAGGTCGGTCCCGATCCAGTCGGGGAAGAGGGCGTAGGCCACGTGGTGGACCACGACGTCGCCGCGCAGCTCGTAGGTGCCGCCGTAGGAGACGTAGGTGAGCGCAGCAACCTCCCGCTGCTCGGGCGTGCCCTGGTGGAACTGGGGCTGGTCGAAGGCCGGGCGCTGGGCCTGCATCAAGATGGCCGACATGTGGCCCTCGGGCGAGTAGATGATCTGGCCCTCTGCGTCCTCCCCGAGGGGGAACCCCCGAGGTTCTCCGTCGACCGTGTAGTCCCACCTGGTCAGGGTCCAGGCGCCGACGAGCTCGCCGGCCGCACCGGGGCCCGTCGAGGGCACGGCCGTCATCCCCGCGCTCCTGCACCGTCGCGCTCGCCGTCAGGGCTGGCGGAGGCGGCGGCCGCGGTCGACGTCATGGCCGAGTCCTTCTGGTCGAACGACACGCGGATGCCGGTGGCGGTGAACTTGCCGACGCACTCGCCGTCGGCCATGAGGTCGCACTCGGCCCACATGATGAGGCGACCCGACTTCACCACCCGCGCCTCGGCGCGAAGCGACTTCACCTTCTTGGCGTTGATCGGCTTGAGGAACCGGGAGAAGAGGTCGGCGGTGGTCACGGCGCTGACGCGCATCTCGTCGTTGGTGAGCATGGTGGTGGTGGCCATGGCCATGGCGGCATCGGCCATGATCGCGGCGATGCCGCCCTGGACCATGCCCATGGGGTTGGTGTGGTCCTTGCGCACCTCGAGCTCGTAGCAGGCGGCACCTCGGTCGAAGTCCACCAGGCGCATGCCGATCAGGCGCTCGACGGGGGACTCGATGTCTCCGTCGCGCAGCGCGGCCATCATCTTGTCGACGAACGTGTGGCTCATGGTTCCCCTCGGTTCTGCGGTCCCCTTTGCTGTGCCCTCTGTCACACCGACGAAACCAGTGGAGGGCTGCCGCCAGTAGGGTGACGCCGCTGTCAGTCACGAGACCGGGCGAGCTGCCATGCGCGCTGCGCTGCTGGAGGGGATCGACGCGCTCGAGGTCGTCGATGACGTCGAGATCAGCGCACCGCCGTGGTCACGGTGGTGCGCGGCTGAACCCGTCTGCCATTCGGATTGGTAGTGTGATGGTACGCGAGCAACCATCGACAAGGCAGGACGGCTGGTCATCCCCAAGCCACTGCGCGACCGGCTCGGGATCAGGCCTGGTGCGGTGGAGCTGACTGCCGACGGTTCGGCGCTTCGCATCGAGCCGGTCTCCGCCGAAGCCGTCGAGGAGCGCGGAGGTCGACTGGTGATCCCGGCCTCGGGCGAACCGATCACCGTCGCGGAGGTCGAGGCGCTGCGCGATGCCGACCGGCGCTAGCCAGCCAGACCTGCTCGTCGACACCAGCGTCGCGGTGGCCCTGACCCTTGGCGACCACGAGCTCCACGAGCGCACCGTGGAGGCGCTCGACGGCCTGGTGCTGGGCCTCGCTGGCCACGCCGCCTTCGAGACCTTCTCGGTGCTGACCCGCTTGCCTCCACCTGCGCGGCGCCCGCCCGCCGTCGTCGCCCGGCTGATGGCACAGAACTTCTCCCAGACCAGGTACTTGTCGATCGATGGGGCCGCCCAGCTCATGGTCCGGCTCGTTCGAGGTCGAGGCTACCAACCGTCGATGGGCCCGACACGAGGTTCCCACCCGTAGCCTGAGCGGGCCCATGTCGCCCCTCGAGCACCTCCCATCCGGCGGACCGACCGGAGCCGGTGCGCGCCTCGCCGCCGCCGGCGCGCGCCGGCCGGTGGCCCTCGTCTGGCTGGGCGTGCTCCTCTACAGCACCGGGCCGGTCATGGTCGGCGCCTCGTCGGTGTCGGGCCCCGTGCTGTCGTTCTGGCGGCTCTGGATCGGCGTCGTGGTCATGGGCGCGGCCACGCTCGTCCACGTTCGCGTCAGCGGCCGGGTCCCCGACCGGACCGGCTGGTCGTGGGCGGCGCGGGCCGGTGTGGCCTTCGGGCTCCACCAGCTGGCGTTCATGTCGGCCATCAAGGCCACTTCGGTGGTCGACGTCACGCTCATGCAGGTCCTGGCCCCGATGTTCGTCGCCGTGCTCGCCATCCCGCTCTTCGGGGAGCGCCCGGGCGTGACCTTCCGCCTCTGGTCCCTGGTCGCCGTGCTGGGAGCGGCCACCGTGGTGCTCGCCGGCGCCTCGGGGCCCGAGGGGGCGCCGCTCGGCATGGCGCTGGCGGTGCTCAACGTGGGCTTCTTCGCGGTGTACTTCGTGTGGTCGAAGCGGGCCCGCGACCACATCGACGTGGTGCCGTTCCTGCTCGGCGTCGTGGTGGCCGCCGGCCTCACCGTCACCGCCTACGTGGTGGTGGCGGGGGAGGCACCCGGGTCGGCGACGGGTCGCGACCTGGCGCTCGCCGCCGCCATCGCCCTGGTGCCGGGCGCCCTCGGCCACTTCGTGTCGACGTGGCCCCTGCGGTGGCTGGGCGCCAACGTGCCGCCCGTCATCCAGCTGACCATGCCGTTCCTCGCCGGCGGCCTGGCCTGGCTCGTGCTCGGCCAGGTCATCACCCCCCTGCACCTGCTCGGAGGCCTGGTCACCGTGGCCGGGGTCGCCGGAGCCGTGCTCTCACCCTCCGGGCGTCGCCTGGCGGCAGCCAGGCCGCTGCACCGGCCGTAGGTTGGTGGCCATGTCGCAGCGACCCGCAGGCCACGACGTCCCCGCAGGCACCGAGGGCGGCGCCCCCGCCGACGGGCCCCCCGGGCCGCCGGCGCCCGAGCCGACCCACGCCGAGCGTTGCCGCACCCTCGTGGCCTCGCAGTCGCGCGGCGCCCTGTGCACCCTGGCGTCGGCACCCGAGGGCTACCCCTACGGGTCGGTGGCCAGCTACGCCCTCGACGCCGCCGGCGACCCGCTGTTCTTCGTGAGCCTCATGGCCGAGCACACCCAGAACGCCATCCGCGACCCGCGCGCCAGCCTCCTGGTGGCCGAGCCCGTCCCCGACGGAGCCGACCCGCTGGCCAGCGGGAGGGCCACGCTGCTCGGCGACCTCACCGAGGTGGCCGACGCCGACCGGGACGAGGTCCGCCAGCGCTACCTCGAGGCCAACCCCACCGCCGCCTACTACATCGACTTCGGCGACTTCGCCTTCTACCGCCTCGCCGTGCGCGACATCCGCTACGTCGGCGGCTACGGCCGCATGAGCTGGGTGGACGCGGCCGGCTACGCGGCGGCCGAGCCCGACCCGCTGGCGGGTGCGGCGGCGGGGATCATCGCCCACATGAACGACGACCACGCCGAGGCCCAGGTGCTGTTCTGCCGCCACTTGGCCGGCCGGCCCGAGACCACCGAGGCCACGATGTCGGCCGTCGACCGGTACGGCTTCGAGATGATCGCGGTCGCTCCCTCCGGCCGTGCCGCCGTCCGACTCGGCTTCCCCGAGCCGTGCGCCACCGGCGACGAGGTGCGCCGGGCCATGGTCGCCATGGTGGCCGAGGCTCGGCGTCGCGCCGGGTGAGCCACCCGTCCGACTGACAGGGCCGTCAAGGTTGGTGCGCGGGCCGGTGGCGTCCCTAGAGTCCGGTCATGCTCGATCTCAACGGAACGTCCTCGATCGTCACCGGCGGTGGCTCCGGCCTCGGTGAGGCCACCGCCCGCCTCCTCGCCTCGCGCGGGGCCAAGGTCTGCGTCGTCGACCTGCAGGAGGACAAGGGCCAGGCCGTCGCCGGCGACATCGGTGGCGCCTTCGTCAAGGCTGACGTGGCCGACGCCGAGCAGGTCATCCAGGCGGTCGAGACCGCCAAGGAGATGGGCCCGCTGCGCAGCCTCGTCACGGCGGCGGGCATCGGCTTCGCCACCCGCACGGTCGGCCGCGACGGCCAGTACGCCTCCGCCCACGACCTGAACATCTTCAAGAAGGTCGTCGAGGTCAACCTCGTCGGCACCTTCAACTGCATCCGCCTCGCCGCCACCGCCATGAGCCAGACCGACCCCTACGACGACGACGGCCAGCGCGGCGCCATCGTCACGGTCGCCTCCGTGGCCGCCTTCGACGGCCAGATCGGCCAGGCCAGCTACTCGGCCTCCAAGGGCGGGGTGGTCGGCATGACGCTGCCCATCGCCCGCGACCTGGCGGCCATCGGCGTGCGGGTCAACTGCATCGCCCCCGGGCTCATCGACACGCCCATCTACGGCGAGGGCGAGGCGTCGGAGCAGTTCAAGGACAAGCTCAAGCGCGACGTGCTGTTCCCCAAGCGCCTCGGCACCTCCGACGAGTTCGCCTCGATGGCGCTGGAGTTCATCTCCAACACCTACCTCAACGCCGAGACCCTCCGCGTCGACGGCGGCGTGCGGATGCAGCCCAAATGAGGCTCGCGGGGCCCGTCAGCGAGCTGGTCCCTCCCACACCCTCCGCAGGCTCCGGGTCCCTCCCCTCGCTGCCACCCGCTCGCGGGCGGTTGAGCGGTCTCGGCCTTCGGCCGAGGCCTCCTTTCCGAGGGCTCGCGGGGCCCGTCAGCGAGCTGGTCCCTCCCACACCCTCCGCAGGCTCCGGGTCCCTCCTGTGACCGACCAGGGGCCTTCGAGCACCGAGGGCGAGGGGCGATACGCGCGGGACGCGTCGGGCCTTGAGCAGCTCCTCGACGGCTTGCGGGCCGACGGGTACACCGGCGACATGACCGCCCTCGAGGGCGGCGACGTCCGTTGCGGCTCCTGCGGCGCGACCTCGCCGGCCGGGTCGTTCCACGTCGGCGAGCTCCGCCGCACCGAGGGCGCCTCCGACCCTGCCGACATGGCGGCGGTGGTGGGTCTGACCTGCCCCCGCTGCGATGCCAAGGGCGCCCTCGTCACCATGTTCGGACCCGAGGCCGACATCGCGGCGGCCGACGTGCTCAGCGCCCTCGGCCCCCCCGACGAGATCGACACCGGCGACCGCTAGCGGTCGAGGAGGTGGCGCAGGGAGCCCTCGAGCTCGGGCTGGGTGAAGCGGTAGCCGTTGTCGAGCAGGGCGCGGGGGACGGCTCGGATCGAGCAGTGCAGGAGGCTGTCGGCCAGCTCTTTCCCGAGGACCAGCCGCGGGCCGAGGGAGGGGGTCGGTAGGACCGTCGGGCGGCCCAGCACCCGGCCGAGCGTGCGGGTGAAGTCGGCGTTGGTGACCACGCCGGGGGCGGTGAGGTTCACCGGCCCGCTCACCTCGGACGTGAGCAGGTGCACGATGGCGCCCACCTCGTCGTCGATCGCGATCCATGGCCACCACTGCTTCCCGTCACCGAGCCGGCCGCCGAGGCCGAGCTTGAACAGCGGAAGCTGCTTGGCCAGCGCCCCGCCCTCGGCGGCGAGCACGATCCCGCTCCGGAGCGCCACGGTGCGGATCCCCGCGTCCGTCGCTGGGGCGGTGGCGGCCTCCCAGTCGACGACCACCTCGGTGAGGAACCCCTCGCCGTGGTCGTCGTCCTCGGTGAGCTCCTCGTCGCCGCGGCAGCCGTAGTAGTGGATCCCGGAGCCCGACAGGAGCACCGACGGGCGCGGCTCGAGGACGGCGAGGGCCTCGGCGAGCAGTCGCGTGCCCTGAGTCCGGCTCTCGCGGATCCGGCGCTTCTGCTCGTCGGTCCAGCGCTTCTCGCTGATGCCCTCCCCGGCCAGGTTGACCACGGCGTCGACGCCGGCGAGGGCGTCGGTGTCGATGCGGCCCTCGGTGGGGGACCAGCGCACACGTCCGGGGCCGCTCGTCCCCGAGCGGACGACCCGGCGGACGGTGTGGCCACCCGCCTCGAGGGCGGTGACGAGGGCGGAGCCGATGAGCCCGCTCGATCCGGTGATGGCGACGTCCACGGTCCTTCGCTCCTCGTTCGGGTGTGCGCAGCACCAGTGCGCGCGACACCAGTGTGCGCTGGCCCTCGGTCTGGTGCGACATCTCGTTCCGTGCCGGTCGCGGGTGGGCCGTAGGGTTGTCCGCCCATGGCCGAGCCCCTGCTGACCCTCCTCGCCGACCGGGTGGCCGACGCGGTGCGCACCGCATTCGGTCCCGAGGTCGCGGTCCCCGACGCCCCCGTGCTGCCCACCAAGGACCCCCGCCACGGCGACTACTCCGTGCCGGTGGCGATGTCGCTGGCCAAGGTGCTGGGCGCCCCGCCGCCGGAGCTTGCCGAGCGCCTGGCGGCGGCGCTGCGGGTCGACGACGTGTGCGAGGCGCCCGAGGTGGTGCGACCGGGCTTCGTGAACCTCCGGCTGCGTCCCGAGTGGCTGGCGGCACGCCTGTCCGCCCAGGTCGGCGACGACCGCCTCGGCATCGAGCCCACCCCGTCGCCGGTCACGGTGGTCGTCGACTACGCCGGGCCCAACATGGCCAAGGAGATGCACGTCGGGCACCTGCGCTCCACGATCATCGGGGACGCACTGGCCAACGTCGACGCCTTCCTCGGCAACACGGTGCGGCGCATCAACCACATCGGTGACTACGGCACCCAGTTCGGCCTCCTCGTCGCCCACCTCGAGGACACCCACCCCGAGGCACTCGAGCTCGGCGGCGACGCCGACCTCGGCGACGTGGTTGCGTTCTACCGGGAGGCCAACGCCCGCTTCACCGCCGACGACGAGTTCAAGGAGCGGGCCCGGCGACGGGTCGTCGACCTCCAGACCAAGGAGCCCACCGCCCGCGCGGCGTGGGCGGTGCTCGTCGGGATGTCGCGGCGCGAGAACGAGCGGGTCTATGGCCTGCTGGGCATCGAGGGGCTCGAGGAGCACGGCGAGTCCAGCTACGAGGACGAGCTCGCCGACGTGGTCGCCGACCTCGACGCCGCCGGCCTCACGGTGGAGGATGCCGGCGCCACCTGCGTGTTCGTCCCGGGCTTCACCAACCGCGAGGGCGACCCCCTGCCGCTCATCGTGCGCAAGGCCGACGGCGGCTACAACTACGCCACCACCGACCTCGCCGCCGTGCGCCGCCGGGTGGCCGACATCGGGGCCCGCCGCATCCTCTACGTGGTGGCCGCCGACCAGGCCCAACACCTCGAGATGGTCTTCGCCGTCGCCCGCATGGCCGGGTGGGTCGACGACTCGGTCCACATCGTGCACGTGCCCTTCGGTCTGGTCCTGGGCGAGGGGGGCAAGCGGCTGCGCACCCGCTCCGGCGACAACGTCCGCCTGGCCGAGCTGCTGGGCGAGGCCGTCGAGCGGGCCCGGGCGTTCCTGGTCGACCGGGCAGAGGAGCGCGACCAGCCCTTGCCCGACGACATCGACGTCATCGGCGAGGTGGTGGGCATCGGCGCCGTGAAGTACGCCGACCTCAGCCAGAACCGCCAGAGCAACTACGTGTTCTCCTTCGACAAGATGCTCAGCCTCAAGGGCAACACCGCGCCCTACCTGCAGTACGCCTACGCCCGCATCCACTCGATCCTGCGCGAGGCGGGCTG
This sequence is a window from Acidimicrobiales bacterium. Protein-coding genes within it:
- a CDS encoding hydantoinase/oxoprolinase family protein, with amino-acid sequence MRVGVDTGGTFTDVVSEDGTVVKVPSTPSDPGLAVRSGVLSAVAGSPSLLAHGTTVATNALLERRGAAVGLVTTEGLADVIEIARQDRPSLYDPDAVRPEPLVPRAWRYEVGGRLAADGSELAPVPVDDGIPIIDPAVASVAVVLLHADLDPAHERAVAEVLAARGHDVTCSSDVSPEFREYERTVTTVVNAYLRPACRDYLRGLDGVADEVLVMTSAGGLVPASGAAELPVALLLSGPAGGVRAGAAVAAACGWADALTFDMGGTSTDVCLVRGGLPEPAPGREAAGFPIRLPSLDIRTIGAGGGSIARIDPGGALVVGPESAGAEPGPACYGRGGTRPTVTDADLVLGRILSGAELPGLGALDDRAARAALDDAGVTAEGVVAVVDEAMERALRQVSVAKGVDPSTLALVAFGGAGPLHACALADALGMPAVIVPPRAGVFSAVGLLCSPVAHDAVASWPTPSDHGGLAAALDALAADAAAAVAASARSTTQEGAGRAQSGGGRGAEVEVSTAVDCRYAGQSHELTVPTVADFEAEHRRRNGFTRPGAPIEVVALRARAVRPAPLEVVDLPAPPERTAAVGPAVIAEADCTIWVADGWRADPGPVGVLILTRVGT
- a CDS encoding hydantoinase B/oxoprolinase family protein: MTLDPAALQILVSRLTGVAEEMGAVLRRAASSPNIKERADCSAALFTPEGELLVQAEHIPVHLGSMPASVAAAIDAFGPDGVPPGGQVILNDPFAGGTHLNDITLVAPCRVDGRLVGWAANRAHHADVGGMVPGSIPPEATEIHQEGLRLPPVLLTEGVEAILLASSRTPEERRGDLAAQVGANVLGVGRLSAFAGAPLDEVTAYGERRMRAALAGVADGTWRFSDVLDSTGPAPEQQRPATVALTLTIHGEEATFDFTGTDPQRRGNVNAVEAVTVSAVAFALRAALDPTIPANGGAMRPVTVVAPAGSIVAARPPAAVGAGNVEVSQRVADVCQGALALARPGRVGAAGQGTMNNLLIGGAGWVYYETVAGGQGGGPARPGMSGVHTAMTNTKNTPIEALERAFPLRVVRYRLREGSGGVGAHPGGEGIERDLLMLEDVTVSLITERRVSQPWGIDGGGPGAAGEGWLLPQGDETRAERLLDKCTIRMQAGDVLRMLTPGGGGWGASRG
- a CDS encoding lipocalin-like domain-containing protein, with product MTAVPSTGPGAAGELVGAWTLTRWDYTVDGEPRGFPLGEDAEGQIIYSPEGHMSAILMQAQRPAFDQPQFHQGTPEQREVAALTYVSYGGTYELRGDVVVHHVAYALFPDWIGTDLVREVSWQGDELVLTALPETSRTGKVVVNRLFWARAG
- a CDS encoding PaaI family thioesterase — encoded protein: MSHTFVDKMMAALRDGDIESPVERLIGMRLVDFDRGAACYELEVRKDHTNPMGMVQGGIAAIMADAAMAMATTTMLTNDEMRVSAVTTADLFSRFLKPINAKKVKSLRAEARVVKSGRLIMWAECDLMADGECVGKFTATGIRVSFDQKDSAMTSTAAAASASPDGERDGAGARG
- a CDS encoding AbrB/MazE/SpoVT family DNA-binding domain-containing protein produces the protein MDKAGRLVIPKPLRDRLGIRPGAVELTADGSALRIEPVSAEAVEERGGRLVIPASGEPITVAEVEALRDADRR
- a CDS encoding PIN domain-containing protein is translated as MPTGASQPDLLVDTSVAVALTLGDHELHERTVEALDGLVLGLAGHAAFETFSVLTRLPPPARRPPAVVARLMAQNFSQTRYLSIDGAAQLMVRLVRGRGYQPSMGPTRGSHP
- a CDS encoding DMT family transporter; this translates as MSPLEHLPSGGPTGAGARLAAAGARRPVALVWLGVLLYSTGPVMVGASSVSGPVLSFWRLWIGVVVMGAATLVHVRVSGRVPDRTGWSWAARAGVAFGLHQLAFMSAIKATSVVDVTLMQVLAPMFVAVLAIPLFGERPGVTFRLWSLVAVLGAATVVLAGASGPEGAPLGMALAVLNVGFFAVYFVWSKRARDHIDVVPFLLGVVVAAGLTVTAYVVVAGEAPGSATGRDLALAAAIALVPGALGHFVSTWPLRWLGANVPPVIQLTMPFLAGGLAWLVLGQVITPLHLLGGLVTVAGVAGAVLSPSGRRLAAARPLHRP
- a CDS encoding DUF2470 domain-containing protein yields the protein MSQRPAGHDVPAGTEGGAPADGPPGPPAPEPTHAERCRTLVASQSRGALCTLASAPEGYPYGSVASYALDAAGDPLFFVSLMAEHTQNAIRDPRASLLVAEPVPDGADPLASGRATLLGDLTEVADADRDEVRQRYLEANPTAAYYIDFGDFAFYRLAVRDIRYVGGYGRMSWVDAAGYAAAEPDPLAGAAAGIIAHMNDDHAEAQVLFCRHLAGRPETTEATMSAVDRYGFEMIAVAPSGRAAVRLGFPEPCATGDEVRRAMVAMVAEARRRAG
- a CDS encoding SDR family NAD(P)-dependent oxidoreductase, which gives rise to MLDLNGTSSIVTGGGSGLGEATARLLASRGAKVCVVDLQEDKGQAVAGDIGGAFVKADVADAEQVIQAVETAKEMGPLRSLVTAAGIGFATRTVGRDGQYASAHDLNIFKKVVEVNLVGTFNCIRLAATAMSQTDPYDDDGQRGAIVTVASVAAFDGQIGQASYSASKGGVVGMTLPIARDLAAIGVRVNCIAPGLIDTPIYGEGEASEQFKDKLKRDVLFPKRLGTSDEFASMALEFISNTYLNAETLRVDGGVRMQPK
- a CDS encoding TIGR01777 family oxidoreductase, whose amino-acid sequence is MDVAITGSSGLIGSALVTALEAGGHTVRRVVRSGTSGPGRVRWSPTEGRIDTDALAGVDAVVNLAGEGISEKRWTDEQKRRIRESRTQGTRLLAEALAVLEPRPSVLLSGSGIHYYGCRGDEELTEDDDHGEGFLTEVVVDWEAATAPATDAGIRTVALRSGIVLAAEGGALAKQLPLFKLGLGGRLGDGKQWWPWIAIDDEVGAIVHLLTSEVSGPVNLTAPGVVTNADFTRTLGRVLGRPTVLPTPSLGPRLVLGKELADSLLHCSIRAVPRALLDNGYRFTQPELEGSLRHLLDR
- the argS gene encoding arginine--tRNA ligase, producing MAEPLLTLLADRVADAVRTAFGPEVAVPDAPVLPTKDPRHGDYSVPVAMSLAKVLGAPPPELAERLAAALRVDDVCEAPEVVRPGFVNLRLRPEWLAARLSAQVGDDRLGIEPTPSPVTVVVDYAGPNMAKEMHVGHLRSTIIGDALANVDAFLGNTVRRINHIGDYGTQFGLLVAHLEDTHPEALELGGDADLGDVVAFYREANARFTADDEFKERARRRVVDLQTKEPTARAAWAVLVGMSRRENERVYGLLGIEGLEEHGESSYEDELADVVADLDAAGLTVEDAGATCVFVPGFTNREGDPLPLIVRKADGGYNYATTDLAAVRRRVADIGARRILYVVAADQAQHLEMVFAVARMAGWVDDSVHIVHVPFGLVLGEGGKRLRTRSGDNVRLAELLGEAVERARAFLVDRAEERDQPLPDDIDVIGEVVGIGAVKYADLSQNRQSNYVFSFDKMLSLKGNTAPYLQYAYARIHSILREAGWTDGPPPGAELAIRLEAPQELELAKRLVEASDVVGRVRDDLAPNHLCAYLFDLSQAYNQLYEHCPVLRVEEPLRTSRLALCERTAATLRQGLALLGIEVLDRM